From a single Okeanomitos corallinicola TIOX110 genomic region:
- the crtB gene encoding cyanoexosortase B has product MTTQQPIQNRNPALLLNIGILSILTLLYAPILLHWVDGWLHKTISIEHEYFSHGMIGLPFAGYLAWINRKQWQRLPNVTNPVSIGLFVIGAIFYLSGVAEWVNLSLPIILSGLCLYFKGIPGLKLQGFSLLLVFLATPTALPYLIAPYTFPLQSFIASTAAFILNQFDMKVVVDGINLYVGGRIVEVAPYCAGLKMLFTTLYVGLILLHWTESLSSRRVTWSFLTIAAVISVTANIIRNTLLTLFHGTGQEGAFTWLHDSWGGDVYSGCMLLLLIPLLNWLNSSFTQTSPMQLEEEVNSND; this is encoded by the coding sequence ATGACAACTCAACAACCAATTCAAAACCGTAACCCAGCCCTACTCCTTAATATAGGCATCTTAAGTATTTTAACCTTACTTTATGCTCCCATCTTGCTACATTGGGTAGATGGTTGGCTACACAAAACCATCAGTATAGAACATGAGTATTTCAGTCACGGAATGATTGGTTTACCATTCGCTGGTTACTTAGCTTGGATAAATCGAAAACAATGGCAACGTCTGCCCAACGTAACCAATCCTGTCAGCATTGGCTTATTTGTCATAGGTGCAATTTTCTATCTCAGTGGTGTAGCTGAATGGGTTAATCTTTCCTTACCAATAATTCTATCAGGACTATGTTTGTACTTTAAAGGTATACCAGGCTTAAAATTGCAAGGATTTTCTCTGCTATTGGTATTTTTAGCCACGCCAACAGCACTACCTTATTTGATAGCTCCCTATACTTTTCCTCTACAAAGCTTTATTGCCAGTACAGCAGCCTTCATCTTGAACCAGTTTGATATGAAAGTTGTCGTAGATGGCATTAATTTATATGTAGGGGGACGGATAGTAGAAGTAGCACCCTATTGTGCAGGATTGAAAATGTTATTTACTACCCTTTACGTCGGATTAATATTACTACATTGGACAGAATCCTTATCTTCACGTCGTGTAACTTGGAGTTTTTTAACTATTGCCGCAGTGATCAGCGTTACTGCTAATATCATTCGTAATACCTTATTGACCTTGTTTCACGGTACAGGCCAAGAAGGAGCTTTTACTTGGTTACATGACAGTTGGGGTGGCGATGTTTATTCTGGGTGTATGCTTTTGTTACTCATACCATTACTTAATTGGCTCAATAGTAGTTTTACACAAACATCACCAATGCAATTAGAAGAAGAAGTAAACAGCAACGACTAA
- a CDS encoding DegT/DnrJ/EryC1/StrS family aminotransferase has protein sequence MTIKVPFVDLNLQHLPIQSQLQAAIQDVVTKGDFILGQAVSEFEGAFAAASGTKYGIGVASGTDAIALGLQACSIGAGDEVILPSNTFIATLIGVVNAGAKPILVDCHPQTALIDLEAAAKAITPQTKAIIPVHLYGQMVSPSQLLDFANTYKILIFEDAAQAHLAEKEGYTAGSIGLAAAFSFYPSKNLGAFGDGGIVLTSDANVAKKMRSLRNYGSSQKYVHIEPGTNSRLDTLQAAVLNQKLPYISQWNSDRLTIAQMYDRELAPLASAGILPMENQSGTGHIYHLYVIKIDDSCHLERQQIQEKLMVAGIQTGIHYPIPCHLQPAFTYLGYQPGDFPQAEKLSQQILSLPMYPGLTASQITEVINAMSSIIKDSKN, from the coding sequence ATGACTATTAAAGTTCCTTTTGTAGACCTAAATTTACAGCATCTACCGATTCAATCTCAGCTACAAGCAGCAATTCAAGATGTAGTCACCAAAGGAGACTTTATTTTAGGACAAGCTGTATCCGAATTTGAAGGGGCTTTTGCCGCAGCATCTGGGACAAAATATGGAATTGGTGTAGCTTCTGGCACAGATGCGATCGCCCTGGGTTTACAAGCTTGTAGCATCGGTGCTGGGGATGAGGTCATCTTACCATCTAATACTTTCATTGCCACTTTAATTGGTGTAGTCAATGCCGGAGCTAAACCAATCTTAGTAGATTGTCATCCGCAAACAGCCCTAATTGATTTAGAAGCAGCTGCTAAAGCAATTACACCACAAACCAAAGCCATCATTCCCGTACATCTCTATGGGCAAATGGTATCACCCAGTCAATTATTAGACTTTGCAAATACTTATAAAATCTTGATTTTTGAGGATGCGGCCCAAGCACATTTAGCAGAAAAAGAAGGATATACAGCCGGTTCAATAGGTTTAGCAGCTGCCTTTAGTTTTTACCCCAGTAAGAATTTAGGAGCTTTTGGGGATGGGGGAATTGTCCTCACTTCAGATGCCAATGTAGCTAAAAAAATGCGGAGTTTACGAAACTATGGTTCATCTCAAAAGTATGTACACATAGAACCGGGAACTAATAGCCGCCTCGATACCTTACAAGCAGCAGTATTAAACCAAAAATTACCTTACATATCTCAGTGGAATAGCGATCGCCTAACCATTGCTCAGATGTATGATAGAGAACTAGCACCTTTAGCCTCTGCTGGTATTTTGCCCATGGAAAACCAAAGTGGTACAGGACACATATATCATCTTTATGTGATTAAAATTGATGATTCTTGCCATCTGGAACGTCAACAAATACAAGAAAAATTAATGGTAGCGGGAATTCAAACCGGCATACATTATCCCATTCCTTGTCATCTCCAACCTGCTTTTACTTACTTAGGTTATCAACCAGGAGATTTTCCCCAAGCCGAAAAACTATCTCAACAAATATTATCCCTACCTATGTATCCCGGTTTAACCGCAAGCCAAATCACAGAAGTTATCAATGCTATGAGTTCAATTATTAAGGATAGCAAAAATTAA
- a CDS encoding GAF domain-containing sensor histidine kinase, producing the protein MIEPKNQLFIPDDGWNYLETKEQQRIQVLSELGLRQSETIPVFEEATQTAAHFLTAEISILGFIDQENHWFTSSVGLSRLGLMNDLAQKRQLLRRDSFCSQVVESSQILVINDTNTTTDPLICNSKLVKKYGIRSYLGVPLIDVNGWCLGTLAVMERNPRHFTEQEMAFLQIIARWSMSEFERNRFLQNQSLKSPTSSFSTNSIPHLPLQEEKEIHLKFAPPVINAGTNSSQQLKLELLDKLTQELRTPLTSVLGMTSVLGREIYGPLTSKQREYLEIIQHSGKYLLSLVNEINELGTLTTNSNSVNLSSVDIEMLCQQAIKTLSEVATRREQDIRLSVEPGHNRLWSLDKDKVKQIVYHLLYSMVQLSPTGSIVHVHISYKENNLCMTIWVSHPWLGEVISEMDSYLPVDSLLIGNIFENSKQFNPQENNHREGSVVEISPNFSKEEFAVDNNGLDHNFSSSCANMSREKLGLLLSCQLAELHGGEISLQGSAQSGYRYLVSLPLQAVNTGDNIH; encoded by the coding sequence ATGATAGAACCTAAAAACCAATTATTTATCCCTGATGATGGTTGGAATTATTTAGAAACCAAAGAGCAGCAACGGATTCAAGTATTGTCAGAATTGGGTTTGCGACAATCAGAAACAATTCCTGTATTTGAAGAAGCTACTCAAACTGCGGCTCATTTTCTAACGGCAGAAATTTCTATTTTGGGATTTATAGATCAGGAAAATCACTGGTTTACATCATCAGTAGGTTTATCAAGATTAGGACTGATGAATGATTTAGCTCAGAAACGGCAATTATTACGTCGGGATTCTTTTTGCTCTCAAGTGGTAGAAAGTTCTCAAATATTAGTTATTAATGATACTAATACAACCACAGATCCTCTGATATGTAATAGTAAGTTAGTAAAAAAATATGGTATTCGTTCCTACTTAGGCGTACCACTGATAGATGTAAACGGGTGGTGTTTAGGTACGTTAGCAGTAATGGAACGTAATCCACGCCATTTTACAGAACAAGAAATGGCTTTTTTGCAAATTATTGCGCGTTGGAGCATGAGTGAATTTGAGCGCAACAGATTTTTGCAAAATCAATCTCTGAAAAGTCCAACGAGTAGTTTTTCCACTAATAGTATTCCCCATTTACCACTACAGGAAGAGAAAGAAATTCATTTGAAATTTGCGCCACCTGTGATTAATGCAGGAACTAATTCTAGTCAGCAATTAAAATTAGAACTCTTAGACAAATTAACCCAGGAGTTACGTACACCTTTAACATCTGTACTGGGAATGACAAGTGTTCTCGGACGGGAAATTTATGGGCCTTTAACCAGTAAACAGCGAGAATATCTAGAGATTATCCAACATAGTGGAAAATACTTACTTTCTCTAGTCAATGAAATCAACGAACTAGGGACATTAACAACCAATTCAAATTCAGTCAATCTTAGTTCTGTAGATATTGAAATGCTTTGTCAACAAGCTATCAAAACTCTATCAGAAGTAGCTACTCGTCGTGAGCAGGATATTCGTCTATCTGTAGAACCAGGACATAATCGTCTTTGGTCTTTGGATAAAGATAAGGTAAAACAAATTGTTTATCATCTATTATATAGCATGGTACAACTTTCTCCCACGGGCAGTATTGTTCATGTTCATATTTCTTATAAAGAAAACAACCTGTGCATGACTATTTGGGTGTCTCATCCCTGGTTAGGAGAAGTGATATCGGAAATGGATTCTTATTTACCCGTTGATTCTTTGTTAATTGGGAATATTTTTGAGAACTCAAAACAATTTAATCCCCAAGAAAATAATCATCGGGAAGGAAGTGTTGTGGAGATTTCCCCAAATTTCTCCAAAGAAGAATTTGCAGTTGATAATAATGGTTTAGATCATAATTTCAGTAGTAGTTGTGCTAATATGTCTCGTGAAAAACTAGGTTTATTACTTAGCTGTCAACTAGCTGAACTTCATGGGGGAGAAATTTCTCTGCAAGGTTCAGCACAGTCAGGATACCGCTATCTGGTTTCTTTACCATTACAAGCTGTAAATACTGGTGATAATATTCATTAA